A genome region from Bombus pyrosoma isolate SC7728 linkage group LG14, ASM1482585v1, whole genome shotgun sequence includes the following:
- the LOC122574761 gene encoding T-box transcription factor T isoform X2, producing the protein MQPAPATPGSPTRSSCCERDREREVHEDRGRERNSAGRQSRTTAEEDHEERSNERTVISGQNLGTMTVSGNQGLPLSLSLEDRDLWTKFQCLTNEMIVTKNGRRMFPVVKVVARGLEPKAMYTLLLEFVQVDPHRWKYVNGEWVPGGKAEVAPPNPIYIHPESPNFGSHWMKEAVSFAKVKLTNKSNGNGQIMLNSLHKYEPRVHLVRVDAVEERTVLTYRYPETQFIAVTAYQNEEVTNLKIKYNPFAKAFLDAKERPADPQTYPQSAHRNTCRSAPYTLRHKYIQDEQRTDPYGSVQLLHSTAYVAAPGWSPRSPESLQNLNPACLPPTQEWPTSPSPSPTSSSHAVFSRGVVGTASPTTATGCTLYVPSNLSSVPQEHSHCTDTSAWIHPTTLSEQQQQQQQSYLNLNLHLHHQMSSYTSVPHTGLHHSLHPNGTDAVPSVDEYVHEYHASPVQSTTPDRHSQHHHSQMLHMQPIQQTGTVSPVSVEYDTPSKEHHISVSYSEQNTDTLNDVQADENRRYLTTVIDRHHRQDSDIANNEHQATAWTPLTPPPAPQTTAI; encoded by the exons ATGCAGCCTGCACCGGCTACACCTGGTTCTCCAACACGGTCATCCTGTTGTGAACGAGATCGCGAGAGGGAAGTGCACGAAGATCGTGGAAGGGAACGGAACAGCGCTGGAAGACAAAGTCGGACGACTGCCGAGGAGGACCACGAAGAGAGAAGCAACGAGAGGACGGTGATTTCGGGGCAGAACCTTGGTACCATGACTGTCAGCGGGAATCAGGGATTGCCTCTTTCTTTGTCTCTCGAGGACAGAGATTTGTGGACCAAGTTCCAGTGTTTGACCAATGAAATGATTGTTACGAAAAATGGAAG ACGCATGTTTCCTGTAGTCAAAGTGGTCGCAAGGGGGTTGGAACCGAAAGCTATGTACACTCTTCTTCTTGAATTCGTTCAAGTGGATCCACACAG aTGGAAATACGTTAACGGAGAATGGGTCCCAGGCGGAAAAGCGGAAGTCGCCCCACCAAATCCGATTTACATCCATCCTGAGAGTCCAAATTTTGGATCTCATTGGATGAAAGAAGCGGTATCGTTCGCTAAAGTGAAGCTGACAAACAAATCCAATGGAAACGGTCAAATTATGCTAAACTCCCTACACAAATATGAACCTCGAGTTCATCTAGTTCGTGTAGACGCGGTAGAGGAAAGAACG GTGTTGACTTACCGTTATCCTGAGACGCAATTCATAGCGGTGACAGCTTACCAGAACGAAGAAGTCACAAATTTGAAGATTAAATACAATCCTTTCGCGAAAGCGTTCCTCGATGCTAAAGAAAGACCTGCCGATCCGCAGACCTATCCGCAAT CTGCCCATAGGAATACCTGCAGATCGGCGCCTTACACTCTCAGACATAAATACATTCAAGATG AACAACGCACAGATCCATACGGCTCAGTACAACTGTTGCATTCCACAGCGTACGTAGCAGCACCAGGCTGGTCACCACGCAGTCCAGAATCCCTGCAGAACCTAAATCCAGCTTGTCTACCACCCACGCAGGAATGGCCCACGTCTCCTTCACCGTCACCAACCTCATCCTCTCACGCGGTATTCAGTAGAGGCGTTGTTGGAACTGCGTCTCCAACCACCGCTACAGGATGTACTCTATATGTACCATCAAACTTATCTTCTGTCCCTCAAGAGCATAGTCATTGCACTGATACTTCAGCTTGGATTCATCCTACAACTTTGTCAgagcaacaacagcagcaacaacaatcttacttgaatttgaatttacatttacatcaCCAGATGTCATCTTATACATCAGTTCCTCATACAGGGTTACATCATTCTTTACACCCAAATGGAACAGATGCTGTTCCTTCTGTCGACGAGTATGTTCACGAATATCATGCCTCTCCAGTTCAATCTACGACGCCTGATCGTCACTCACAGCATCACCATTCTCAAATGTTACACATGCAACCAATCCAACAAACTGGAACAGTGTCACCTGTTAGTGTCGAATATGATACTCCTTCTAAAGAACATCATATATCTGTTAGTTATTCTGAACAAAACACGGATACGTTGAATGATGTACAGGCAGATGAAAACAGGAGATACTTGACAACGGTAATTGATAGACATCACCGGCAAGATTCGGATATTGCGAATAACGAACATCAAGCTACAGCTTGGACTCCACTGACACCACCGCCTGCACCACAAACTACAGCAATTTGA
- the LOC122574761 gene encoding T-box transcription factor T isoform X1: protein MQPAPATPGSPTRSSCCERDREREVHEDRGRERNSAGRQSRTTAEEDHEERSNERTVISGQNLGTMTVSGNQGLPLSLSLEDRDLWTKFQCLTNEMIVTKNGRRMFPVVKVVARGLEPKAMYTLLLEFVQVDPHRWKYVNGEWVPGGKAEVAPPNPIYIHPESPNFGSHWMKEAVSFAKVKLTNKSNGNGQIMLNSLHKYEPRVHLVRVDAVEERTVLTYRYPETQFIAVTAYQNEEVTNLKIKYNPFAKAFLDAKERPADPQTYPQYTGAWFLPQPTMGYEYNTATAIAAAQNQASVTVNNHLPNSCTVSTAAHRNTCRSAPYTLRHKYIQDEQRTDPYGSVQLLHSTAYVAAPGWSPRSPESLQNLNPACLPPTQEWPTSPSPSPTSSSHAVFSRGVVGTASPTTATGCTLYVPSNLSSVPQEHSHCTDTSAWIHPTTLSEQQQQQQQSYLNLNLHLHHQMSSYTSVPHTGLHHSLHPNGTDAVPSVDEYVHEYHASPVQSTTPDRHSQHHHSQMLHMQPIQQTGTVSPVSVEYDTPSKEHHISVSYSEQNTDTLNDVQADENRRYLTTVIDRHHRQDSDIANNEHQATAWTPLTPPPAPQTTAI from the exons ATGCAGCCTGCACCGGCTACACCTGGTTCTCCAACACGGTCATCCTGTTGTGAACGAGATCGCGAGAGGGAAGTGCACGAAGATCGTGGAAGGGAACGGAACAGCGCTGGAAGACAAAGTCGGACGACTGCCGAGGAGGACCACGAAGAGAGAAGCAACGAGAGGACGGTGATTTCGGGGCAGAACCTTGGTACCATGACTGTCAGCGGGAATCAGGGATTGCCTCTTTCTTTGTCTCTCGAGGACAGAGATTTGTGGACCAAGTTCCAGTGTTTGACCAATGAAATGATTGTTACGAAAAATGGAAG ACGCATGTTTCCTGTAGTCAAAGTGGTCGCAAGGGGGTTGGAACCGAAAGCTATGTACACTCTTCTTCTTGAATTCGTTCAAGTGGATCCACACAG aTGGAAATACGTTAACGGAGAATGGGTCCCAGGCGGAAAAGCGGAAGTCGCCCCACCAAATCCGATTTACATCCATCCTGAGAGTCCAAATTTTGGATCTCATTGGATGAAAGAAGCGGTATCGTTCGCTAAAGTGAAGCTGACAAACAAATCCAATGGAAACGGTCAAATTATGCTAAACTCCCTACACAAATATGAACCTCGAGTTCATCTAGTTCGTGTAGACGCGGTAGAGGAAAGAACG GTGTTGACTTACCGTTATCCTGAGACGCAATTCATAGCGGTGACAGCTTACCAGAACGAAGAAGTCACAAATTTGAAGATTAAATACAATCCTTTCGCGAAAGCGTTCCTCGATGCTAAAGAAAGACCTGCCGATCCGCAGACCTATCCGCAAT ACACCGGCGCTTGGTTTTTGCCACAACCTACTATGGGATACGAATATAACACAGCCACGGCCATTGCGGCCGCACAAAATCAAGCGTCAGTGACGGTCAATAACCATCTCCCTAATTCTTGTACCGTTTCTACAGCTGCCCATAGGAATACCTGCAGATCGGCGCCTTACACTCTCAGACATAAATACATTCAAGATG AACAACGCACAGATCCATACGGCTCAGTACAACTGTTGCATTCCACAGCGTACGTAGCAGCACCAGGCTGGTCACCACGCAGTCCAGAATCCCTGCAGAACCTAAATCCAGCTTGTCTACCACCCACGCAGGAATGGCCCACGTCTCCTTCACCGTCACCAACCTCATCCTCTCACGCGGTATTCAGTAGAGGCGTTGTTGGAACTGCGTCTCCAACCACCGCTACAGGATGTACTCTATATGTACCATCAAACTTATCTTCTGTCCCTCAAGAGCATAGTCATTGCACTGATACTTCAGCTTGGATTCATCCTACAACTTTGTCAgagcaacaacagcagcaacaacaatcttacttgaatttgaatttacatttacatcaCCAGATGTCATCTTATACATCAGTTCCTCATACAGGGTTACATCATTCTTTACACCCAAATGGAACAGATGCTGTTCCTTCTGTCGACGAGTATGTTCACGAATATCATGCCTCTCCAGTTCAATCTACGACGCCTGATCGTCACTCACAGCATCACCATTCTCAAATGTTACACATGCAACCAATCCAACAAACTGGAACAGTGTCACCTGTTAGTGTCGAATATGATACTCCTTCTAAAGAACATCATATATCTGTTAGTTATTCTGAACAAAACACGGATACGTTGAATGATGTACAGGCAGATGAAAACAGGAGATACTTGACAACGGTAATTGATAGACATCACCGGCAAGATTCGGATATTGCGAATAACGAACATCAAGCTACAGCTTGGACTCCACTGACACCACCGCCTGCACCACAAACTACAGCAATTTGA